The DNA segment CTCGATGGATTTATTCAGCCACGGGTGTTCAAGCACTTCGCCCTCTTCGATGCCGAGACGCGTCATAATATTTGAAATGCGGTCGGAACCGAACAGGCGCATCAGATCGTCCTCGAGCGAAACGTAGAAACGCGAAATTCCGGGGTCGCCCTGGCGCGCACAGCGCCCGCGCAGCTGACGGTCGATCCGGCGCGCTTCGTGGCGCTCAGAACCGATCACATATAACCCGCACGGGCGTTCCGCCAGCAGTTTTTTCAACGCCTGCGAGCCTCCGGCGGGCGTGGAATTCAAACTAAGCGCTTTATCCTGAATCTGCTCTCTGCTCAGCCAGATCACACCGGCGCCGAGTTTAATGTCGGTTCCGCGTCCGGCCATATTGGTGGCAATGGTAATTGCACCGGGCTGACCGGCGAGCGCGACAATTTCCGCTTCGCGCGCGTGGTTTTTCGCATTCAGCACATTATGCGGAATGCCCTGCCGGTCGAGCATGCGGCTGATCACTTCAGACGTTTCCACCGTTGCCGTTCCAACGAGCACCGGCTGTTTGCGTTTGTGACAATCCTTAATCTGCTCAATCACCGCATTATATTTTTCGCGTTTGGTTTTATAAATCTGGTCGTTGATATCGAGGCGGCGGATCGGACGGTTGGTTGGAATAACCACCACATCGAGTTTATAAATTTCGTGAAACTCGCCGGCCTCGGTTTCCGCCGTACCGGTCATGCCGGAAAGTTTTTCATACATGCGGAAATAGTTCTGAATGGTAATGGTTGCCAGTGTCTGCGTTTCGCGTTCGATCTTCACGCCCTCTTTCGCTTCCACCGCCTGATGCAAACCGTCGCTCCACCGGCGCCCGGCCATCAGCCGTCCGGTGAACGTATCGACGATGATCACCTGATTGTCCTGCACAACATATTCCACATCTTTTTCATAAATGCAGTAGGCGCGGATCAACTGATTCACTGCATGAATGCGTTCACTGCGGTGTGCAAAATCGTCCTGCAGTTTCTGGCGCATCACCAGTTTTTCCTGCGGCGCGAGGCCGACGCGGCCTTCGAGTTCCGAAAGTTCCGTCGCGAGATCCGGCATCACAAAATGTTCCGGATCGTCCGGATTCAGCAGTTCACAGCCCTTATCTGTGAGACTCGCATCATGGCCCTTTTCGTCCACCGTAAAAAACAGCTCTTCGCGCAGTTCACGCGCCTCCTCTTTGTAGGAATCGGTGATCATCATATTGTTCACCTGCTCCAGCAGACGCCGGTGCGCCGGTTCTTCAATCAGTTTTGCCAGCTGCTTGTTTTTCGGCATGCCCTGATGAACCTGATATAATTTGCGCTGCGCCGCATCCTTATCGTCGCCGGCAAGCAGATCCTGCGCATCCTTCATCAGACGCGTAACCAGATCCTGCTGACGGCGCACAAGGTTGCGAACCACCCCGTTCAGCGCACGGTACTGTTCGTCGGCAGAATAAGGCGCCGGGCCGGAAATAATCAGCGGCGTGCGCGCTTCATCAATCAGGATCGAGTCGATTTCGTCGACAATTGCATACTGATGGCCGCGCTGCTGCACCATATCCTGAACGCGCATTGCCATGTTGTCGCGCAGATAATCAAAACCGAATTCGCTGTTGGTGCCGTACGTGATATCGCAGTCATACTGCTCGCGCCGGTCCGGCGGCGGCATCATGCTTTTCAGACAGCCGACGGTGAGGCCGAGATATTTGTACACATGCCCCATCCACGCCGAGTCGCGTTCCGCCAGGAAGTCGTTCGTTGTCACAACGTGTACCCCTTTGCCGGCGAGCGCGTTCAGATACACCGGCAGCGTCGCCACCAGCGTTTTCCCCTCCCCCGTCATCATTTCGGCAATCTTGCCCTGATGCAGAACCATGCCGCCGATCAACTGCACATCGAACGGCACCATATCCCATGTCAGATCATGACCGGAGACATGCACCGTTGTGCCGCACAAACGCCGGCACGCATTTTTCACCGCCGCAAACGCCTCGCAAAGAATGTTATCTACGGTTTCGCCGTTTTGCAGGCGCTGCTGAAACTCGCCGGTTTTAGCTTTCAGCGCCTCCTCGGAAAGCGACTGATATTCCGCTTCAAGTTCATTAATCCGCTGCACCAGCGGCATCATCTTTTTAATGTCCCGATCGTTCTTCGAGCCGAAAATCTTTTTCAAAAGTGCGTTCACCATGCGTAATACTCCGTAAAAATTAAAATTTAACCACGGAATATACTAAAATACACGGAAAATCTATGTGAAGAATTTAATCGCGATGCATCCGGGATCTCAATCTAGCAGGATTCCGGCGGTGGTGCATAACGGCTGTAATAATCAGCGTGTCCGGTTTGATTTTAAAAATGATATCGGAAGGAAATAAACAGTGATCATTTCAGCACGGCATACGCATTGTTAAATACATCGCCTGCCGGGCGCAGAGAAATCGTACCGGTTTCAATTTCATGGCTGCGCCTACGAATTTCTGCCCGCCATGCCGGAGAAATGTCCGTTTCCGCTGCCGCATCTAAACTTTCGAGCAGTTTTTCGGCAACGAAAGCACGAAGTTGAACAGGTAATTTCAACGCGTCGGTGATGAGTGTATCTGTGGCAGGATTCATATAAAGCAAACGATAGGGTTCTGCTCGTTTCCAGTCAAGGGGACAAACCGGAATGATTCTACATTTTATTGTATATTTTTAAAATATATCTTGATTTTCACATACCTTTATATATACATATTCAAAATATAAGGTAATTACATATATGAAATCTAGAAAAATGCAGAAATTTGAAGAACTGGCGGAGCGACGGGTGAATGAGGTATTAAAAAAAATAAATTTAATTGGAAATCTTTCCAACACGGGCAATTATGAATATACTGAAACGCATGCAAGACAGATAATAAAAGCTCTAAAAGACGCTGTTAAAGAAGTAGAAAATCGATTCGATCACAAAGGACGGACAGAAAAAGGCGGATTTAAGTTTAAAATATAGGAGATGAAATGTGGCAATTCCGACAAATGATAAAGGGCGAAGATAGTGTTGACCCGATACAAGGAGAATTTTTTGCATCCGAAGAAATCGGCGATCTAGCTGAAATTTTAATTCGCGAAGCCATACAGAACTCCCTTGATGCCAGAGTAGATGAAACCCAGATAGCTGCGGAGATAATTATATCTTATCGATTTGCTGACTATTCTTTTTCTGATCTTCAGGCGAAAGGGATGCCTTTTGAGGGATTGGCTCCGCATCTTTTTTCTGAAAACAGCGGTCTTGATCAAAAAAATTTGCCGGCGCCGAGTGAAAAAATAGAATATTTGACAATAGAAGATTTTGGCACACGCGGATTGGGCGGAAATCCAGAATATGATGATAATCACAGTCCCGCATCTTTTGAGGGACGCGGGTTGTATGATTTCTTTTTTTTCTGGCGCAATATCGGACGATCCGGAAAAAAGGAAGGTATTGGCAGCTGGGGGCTTGGCAAACATGTTTTCTCTGCGGCATCGCGCATTAATACTTATTTCGGTTTAACTTGCCGTGTAGAAGATAGTCGGAAATTACTGATGGGAAAATCTATTTTAAAGATACATCATCGTAATGGCCGGAAATATGCGCCTTACGGATATTATGGACGGTTTAATAATGAAGAGTTTTTCGCATATCCACTGGAAGATAATCAGCAAATTTCTTCATTTACAGAGATTTTTCATATTCAACGTAGCACAGAGCCGGGGCTGTCTGTCATTATTCCGTTTCCGAAAATAGGAGTCGCCGCTCCAGGGCCTCTAGTTAATGCAATTCTCAGAGATTATTTTTACCCGATTATTCGTGATCAATTAAGAGTTCGGATTTGTTATAAGGGATGTGATGAGATTACTATAAATTTTAATACGATAAAAGCTGTTGCCCGCGAATATGTTACTTCGGATGAAGTGTTGTTGAAAACACTTGATTTAGCTATTTGGAGTGCTCAACTTCCCAGAGAAGACATTATAGTTTTAAATACATCGGATCTGAACAAGTCGCCTTCAGTTACAGATATTCAAATCCCAGAGGATGTATTAGGTGTTATCAAAAATCAACTTGAAGAAAACGGAAAAACTGCGCTGCGGATACCCATTCGAGTCAAAAAAAATGATGCAAACCCAGATCGTGGGGAATTTGATATTTGTTTTGCTCAGACCGATCTTACTCAGCGTGTGCCTGCTAAGTATATCCGGCAGGGAATTGATATAAAACGTGCGAATCCTAATAAACTTGATGTGGGTTGTATTGCACTCATAGAAGTGCATGACCCCGTTCTCGGGGGATTACTTCGAATTTCTGAGCCGCCAGCTCATGATCGATGGGAACAATGTAATAATGAAGACCTTTCAAAGCAATACGATCGAGGAAGTAAAACTATCGGATTTGTAAAGAATGCTCCACATGAGCTCTGGCGGCTGCTTTCGCGGAAAAATACTGAGCAGAATCGGAATTTTTTTAGGGATATTTTTTATCTAAATACCAACGATATTCCATCAGGAAAGCTACAAAAATCCAATGGAGAAAAAAAGAAGAAGGAGTTAGAAGAAACGGTTGATCCGCTAGAACCTTCCATCCGAATGGTGCGTACTGAAAAGATCGCTGGCCGCGATACTGGTTTTGTGGTATTGCCTGTTGAAAATGCTACTTATACGCCAAAAATTATTGTTATCAAAGCAGCATATAGAGTTCCGTCCGGCAATCATTTCAGTAAATATAGTTTATTTGATTTTCGGTTTAATAAAGCTCCGGTGAAATTAAAAACGAATGGCTCGGAAATCATTTATTGCGAAAATAATGTTCTTAAGCTGAAAGTAATAAATGAAAATTTTCGGATTGATGTAACCGGCTTCGATCCCAATCGAGATTTAGTGGTTCAAGTTGTTCCGACAAAAGAGGAGAATGATGAAAGGCAGGACTAAGAAATTTAATTATACTAACCGCATTAAAATTCTACGATCAGATCTATTGATCAGTATTGACCGTTCCTGCGCTATCCCGCGCCTCGAAGCCGATATTCACCTTAAGAATTATCGCAATAAACTTCCTGATATTGGGAAAATTTATGTTGAGGCGTACCATCGCACTCGGCTTGATCGATTCTGTTTTGGTACAGTGGGCAATCCGGTTGTTCCGAAAGAACGGAATTTACATTCATTTACCGTCACTGATTTAGAAGATATTCGCTTTCGAGTCAAGATAGTGGATGAAAGCGGGTCACATGGTCAGATTTTGGCAATGGCTGATGGAGTTGGTTCTGTTAGCGAAAGTGAACGAGATGCGAACCGACTGAGTTTGCTCGGCCTGGATTTTGAAGATTTAGGCAATCGAATCTGGAGGCTGGATCTTGAAAGAGGCGGCGGGGTGCCTTGGCTGGTTATAAATTCATCAATTCCTGATTTAGTTCGTTTTTTACATAATAACGAAATGATCTTTTGCATGATTTATCCGGAACTCGTCCGGCAAATTCTTGCCTACATATTATTATATGGTGAAGAAGATTGGTCTGTTGCGGATACAGAAGACGGAACCGATGAATGGCAATTGAATTGGCTGTGGTTTGGTCGCAAGTTGAGTGGAGAAAAATGGCCGAGACGATATCACGGTGGTGAAAAATGCAGCGCATGGATAGAAAATTGTGTAGATTGTTTCTGCCGAACCAAGAAAGTGATGGAAATGGTGCGCAAAGCGCTGGAGGTACCTGAATGAAAATGACAGTTCGGACATTTAATGCTGTTGGCATGAATAAATTTAGAAAATTCTTAGAGATGCTTCAAGATTGCGGGGATACGCCCATACCATTTGAATATCTTGAAGATATAACTTTGACTACTTCTCTTGATGGATTTTCTGAAATTGATAGAGATATAATGTTTTCTTCTCGATTGGCTGCTGGAAAATATTTCTGTGAAGTGTTGGGTGGAATCAATGCACGAGTTCGAAAAATTCCTGAATTATGGGCTTGGTTAAGTTTAGCGTATTTTGATCAGGTTTGCCCAGTTTCTACAACTGGGGTGCGCAAGCCCGGCCAAATTTGTGGATATATCCCATCATCAAAATATACAGAATACTATCGACACAAACTTTTAGGTCCATATAGTTTATTTGAACTCCATGGCGAATTCGCCTCAGCCCTTTTATCTAATCCAGTATCTATTGTTGGCGAAATCAATGAACAACTGGCATCGCGTCAAGAGATAGTTTCTAATAAGGAAATGATGAAAGCGGTTCACAAATTATATTATGATGAAGAACTACAAACGTTTAAGCGAGGGGCGACTACCCGAAAAAAAGCGGGATCTGTTGATCGATTTTGGCGTGTGAAAGAACAGCTTGATTTGACATATGACTTTTTTTCAATGACCCGAGATGATATTCTACATCTTTTCCCGAGAGAATTTGATTTGTGGTGGAAAGATGGCGCAGGGCATAATACCGATAGTTGATTTATTTGCAGGACCAGGCGGGTTGGGCGAAGGCTTTTCTTCTGAAATTTTTAGAGAAAGGCCTTTTCGTATCGGTGTCTCTGTTGAAAAAGATCCGTGTGCACGGCAAACATTATCGTTACGTGCATTTTTTCGTTATTTTAAGCACACAGGGAGATCAGTCCCTGAAGAATATTATCAATATCTCTCAGGTATTATTTCCCGTACAGAACTTGAAGAATTATATCCGGAAGAATGGAAACTTGCTTATAACGAAGCTATTTGTGCCGAGTTAGGAAATGAACATTCAGATCATCAACCTTGGATTGATAAAAAAATCACTGCTGCCATTAAAGATCACAAAGACTGGGTGTTAATTGGTGGACCGCCTTGTCAGGCATATTCCCTAATCGGGCGCAGTTGTATTTTGGGATATTTAAAAAGCGAACGAAGCGGAAAAACAAAGGCCGATTTTGAAAATGACGACAGGCATAAGCTCTATCAGCAGTATTTACGGATTATAGCGTTATACGCCCCGGCTGTTTTTGTAATGGAAAATGTTAAAGGGATTCTTTCGTCTAAATTGCATGGGAAGAAAATTTTCCCGCGAATATTAAAAGATCTTCGAGACCCTTCTGTTGCCGCAAAACAATATGGGTGGGGAAAAGTAAAACAAAATAAATACCGGATCGTCTCTTTTGTAACAGGAGAAGAGCCGTCAGAGGGATCGGAAGCGGATTTTTTGATCAAGGCAGAAAAATATGGAATTCCACAGGCACGGCACCGGGTAATTCTTTTAGGACTTCGGGAAGATATTTTTGATGCCATTCACGGGGGAATAACGCCTTTAGTAGAAAAAAACGAAATAACGATAAAGAAAGTAATTGGAAATCTTCCAAAACTGAGGAGTGGTTTTTCAAAAGGAACTGATTCCATAGAACGGTGGAAAAAATATTTTCATGATTTAAAAAAGGCGCCTTGGCTGAAATCTATTGAAAAAGAAGTCCGCGATGAATTGATTGCAGCGCTGCAAGAACTTTCCGGAAGTAATGAATCACAAGTTTATAACAGATGGGGGAAATTTCCATTAGATATACTTAATGGATGGTATACAGATCCGGAATTAAAAGGAATTTCACATCATGAAACACGAACCCACATGGATTCAGATCTTGCCCGTTATTTGTTTGTAGCGGCATATGGAAAGGCTAAAAACCGCGCACCGCATTTAAAAAATTTTCCTGATGAATTACTTCCGAAGCACAAAAACATAAGAAAAGATAATCCTGATCAAAAATTTTCTGACCGGTTTAAGGTTCAGGTTTGGGATAAACCGTCATCGACAATTACCTGCCATATTTCAAAAGATGGACATTATTTTATTCATCCTGATCCAGTACAATGCCGCAGTTTAACTGTTCGGGAAGCCGCAAGAATTCAAACTTTCCCGGATAATTATTTTTTTGAAGGCGGACGGACTCAACAATATCATCAAGTTGGTAATGCAGTTCCTCCATATCTTGCAAAGCAACTTGCAGAAGTAGTTTACGATATTTTTAAAAAATACAATACGCGTTCTACTTAGCGCAATTGAACGATTTCTCTATTTGTGACAACAGTTTTTTCCCGGTGTTTACCTGACACTCCCAAACGGTAATAACACGCCAGCCGAGTTTTTTTAATTCACGGGCATGTTTTTTATCGTTGGCGACATTGCGTTCGAATTTTTTATTCCAGAAAGCTTTATTGGTTTTCGGAGTGGTTGCATCTTTACAATTTTTATGCCGGTGCCAGAAACATCCGTGAACAAAAATAACGGTTTTATACTTCGGAAGAACGATATCCGGCTTGCCGGGAAGTGTTTTGACATTTTTACGAAAACGATAACCGGCACGGTGCAGCATGGAGCGGACGAGGATTTCCGGCTTTGTGTCGGTGCCGCGAATCCGCGACATATTCCACGAGCGTTTTTCCGGTGTTAAATGATCTGCCATAGTGAAAATTCAGCCATAAAACACATAAAAATTCACGCAAAGAAACCCGAAGAGTTTTATGGTCGGGCATAAAGACAAACAAACCGCACCGGCTTGCAGTGCGGGGTTTGCAATTTCAAACTGCTTGACTCTGCTTATATTTATTTTCCGATACAAAAACGTGAAAAAATGTTGTCGAGCAGTTCGTTGTGATAAATACGACCGGTAATCTGTCCGAGACTCTCGAGTGCAGCACGCAGATGCTCTGCCGCCGGCACAGCGGATTCTTCGCCGGCGGAAATCTGTTCGCGCGCGAGCTCGAGCTCGGTGCGCGCATTGATTAAGAGATTCCTATGACGTTCAGAAATTACGGCGTGTGCCGGCGCATTCGTTATACCGCCGAGTTTTTCGGCGATTACATCGAGCACTTTTTTTCCTGTGCCGTGAATCAACGAGGTTTCAACGGTTTTGAAATCAGACATCGGAAACCGGAAACCGGATTTTTTTTTATCGCTTTTGTTCAAGACAACAACCGTCCGCGCCGGATTGAGTGTTTCTAAATACGATTGATCCTCGCCGGCAAACGGCTGCGATAAATCGATCAGATAAAGCGTGATATCGGCGGAACCGGAATGAACGCGCGCGCGCCGGATTCCTTCCTGTTCAATCAGGCAGCCGGTTTCGCGCAGACCGGCCGTATCGAGTATACGCAGCGGAATTCCATTTAAAATGAACGCTTCCTCAATGACATCGCGCGTCGTGCCGGGAATATCGGAGACAATCGCACGGTCACGTCCAAGCAGCACATTAAACAGCGTTGATTTGCCGGCATTCGGCCGTCCCATAATAGCAACGCGTGCACCTTCGCGCAGCAGATGCCCTTCATCCCACGTTGCAAACAGTTGATCCAGCAGCATTAAATTTGCCTTCAATTTGCCGGCAAGCGCCGGAAAAACATCATCCGGCAGTTCGTCTTCCACAAAATCGAGCGTCGTTTCAATATCAGCGGCAACAGCAACCACTCCGTCATATAATTCAGTGAATTGTTTACTGAGTCCGCCTTCGAGCTGCTCAACCGCTGCTTTGGCGGCACGGTCACTGCGTGCGTGAATTAAATCAGCTACGGCTTCGGCCTGCACCAGATCCAGTTTACCGTTTAAAAATGCGCGACGTGTAAATTCGCCGGGCTCCGCCATGCGGGCACCGGCAGCGAGACAGCTGCGCAGAATTTTTTTTAGAACTACGGCGCCGCCGTGACCCTGAATTTCGATGGTATCGTCGCCGGTATAACTGCGCGGTGCACGAAAAATCAGACAAAGCGCCTCATCGATTTTTTCACCGTCCGGCGCGATAATTTTTCCGAACAGAAATGTCCCGCCGGCGGCATCCGACGGTTTTTGCGTGCCGAAAAAAATTTTATCGGCAATTTCCCAAACGCCGGTGCCGCTGACGCGCACAACACCGACGCCGCCCTCTCCCGGCGGCGTTGCGATTGCGGCAATAGTATCGTGCTGATTCATCGGCAGGGTTATATTGGAATTCTGCATCCTGATACAATAAGAGTTTCTGTTAAGAAAAGAATGGTCGGGGAAACAGGATTTGAACCTGCGACTTCTTGGTCCCAAACCAAGCGCTCTACCAGACTGAGCTAACCCTCTCACTACCACGTTGTTACAAACGGCACTACTTTTCTTTGTTGTCGTATCCGCTCCGCCTCTTTGCAGAGCTTGTGTAGCAAAATATGCGATCGTGTGTAGCAGTTTGCAAGCTGGAAATCCTGCAACCCAAAAGAAGAATCTTCGCATCCGTCGTTCACTGCGGCCAGAGGGCTATAAAAACCCTAATGCGGGCAACTCGGAAGGTTTTTAGGGTCGGTACTCTAACATCCTTATGCGCCTTTTGTCTCATCACACGATAAGAGGGAGATATATTGAACGGATACTATGACTTCAGAAACAAGTACATGTTGTTCCGTAAATGTGATCTTATCGCGAGTTACAACCGGTAAATAAACGAAATCAGTATCGCGCAGGTAACAATGCTATAAAGAAATTTGATAATTTGTGCTACGTCCGCCGCCGGAAGATATAAGAACGCCATATTCAACGAGAGCCTGTAAATCACGTGTAGCGGTAGGTTTGCT comes from the Kiritimatiellales bacterium genome and includes:
- the mnmE gene encoding tRNA uridine-5-carboxymethylaminomethyl(34) synthesis GTPase MnmE; translation: MQNSNITLPMNQHDTIAAIATPPGEGGVGVVRVSGTGVWEIADKIFFGTQKPSDAAGGTFLFGKIIAPDGEKIDEALCLIFRAPRSYTGDDTIEIQGHGGAVVLKKILRSCLAAGARMAEPGEFTRRAFLNGKLDLVQAEAVADLIHARSDRAAKAAVEQLEGGLSKQFTELYDGVVAVAADIETTLDFVEDELPDDVFPALAGKLKANLMLLDQLFATWDEGHLLREGARVAIMGRPNAGKSTLFNVLLGRDRAIVSDIPGTTRDVIEEAFILNGIPLRILDTAGLRETGCLIEQEGIRRARVHSGSADITLYLIDLSQPFAGEDQSYLETLNPARTVVVLNKSDKKKSGFRFPMSDFKTVETSLIHGTGKKVLDVIAEKLGGITNAPAHAVISERHRNLLINARTELELAREQISAGEESAVPAAEHLRAALESLGQITGRIYHNELLDNIFSRFCIGK
- a CDS encoding addiction module protein — encoded protein: MNPATDTLITDALKLPVQLRAFVAEKLLESLDAAAETDISPAWRAEIRRRSHEIETGTISLRPAGDVFNNAYAVLK
- a CDS encoding DNA cytosine methyltransferase, encoding MAQGIIPIVDLFAGPGGLGEGFSSEIFRERPFRIGVSVEKDPCARQTLSLRAFFRYFKHTGRSVPEEYYQYLSGIISRTELEELYPEEWKLAYNEAICAELGNEHSDHQPWIDKKITAAIKDHKDWVLIGGPPCQAYSLIGRSCILGYLKSERSGKTKADFENDDRHKLYQQYLRIIALYAPAVFVMENVKGILSSKLHGKKIFPRILKDLRDPSVAAKQYGWGKVKQNKYRIVSFVTGEEPSEGSEADFLIKAEKYGIPQARHRVILLGLREDIFDAIHGGITPLVEKNEITIKKVIGNLPKLRSGFSKGTDSIERWKKYFHDLKKAPWLKSIEKEVRDELIAALQELSGSNESQVYNRWGKFPLDILNGWYTDPELKGISHHETRTHMDSDLARYLFVAAYGKAKNRAPHLKNFPDELLPKHKNIRKDNPDQKFSDRFKVQVWDKPSSTITCHISKDGHYFIHPDPVQCRSLTVREAARIQTFPDNYFFEGGRTQQYHQVGNAVPPYLAKQLAEVVYDIFKKYNTRST
- a CDS encoding very short patch repair endonuclease; the encoded protein is MADHLTPEKRSWNMSRIRGTDTKPEILVRSMLHRAGYRFRKNVKTLPGKPDIVLPKYKTVIFVHGCFWHRHKNCKDATTPKTNKAFWNKKFERNVANDKKHARELKKLGWRVITVWECQVNTGKKLLSQIEKSFNCAK
- the secA gene encoding preprotein translocase subunit SecA encodes the protein MVNALLKKIFGSKNDRDIKKMMPLVQRINELEAEYQSLSEEALKAKTGEFQQRLQNGETVDNILCEAFAAVKNACRRLCGTTVHVSGHDLTWDMVPFDVQLIGGMVLHQGKIAEMMTGEGKTLVATLPVYLNALAGKGVHVVTTNDFLAERDSAWMGHVYKYLGLTVGCLKSMMPPPDRREQYDCDITYGTNSEFGFDYLRDNMAMRVQDMVQQRGHQYAIVDEIDSILIDEARTPLIISGPAPYSADEQYRALNGVVRNLVRRQQDLVTRLMKDAQDLLAGDDKDAAQRKLYQVHQGMPKNKQLAKLIEEPAHRRLLEQVNNMMITDSYKEEARELREELFFTVDEKGHDASLTDKGCELLNPDDPEHFVMPDLATELSELEGRVGLAPQEKLVMRQKLQDDFAHRSERIHAVNQLIRAYCIYEKDVEYVVQDNQVIIVDTFTGRLMAGRRWSDGLHQAVEAKEGVKIERETQTLATITIQNYFRMYEKLSGMTGTAETEAGEFHEIYKLDVVVIPTNRPIRRLDINDQIYKTKREKYNAVIEQIKDCHKRKQPVLVGTATVETSEVISRMLDRQGIPHNVLNAKNHAREAEIVALAGQPGAITIATNMAGRGTDIKLGAGVIWLSREQIQDKALSLNSTPAGGSQALKKLLAERPCGLYVIGSERHEARRIDRQLRGRCARQGDPGISRFYVSLEDDLMRLFGSDRISNIMTRLGIEEGEVLEHPWLNKSIERAQQRVEQMNFGIRKNTLRYDDVMNQQREVIYGFRQTVLRSENPREELYDIITDIIEENAGAPAEEFLGWANTTFPVGLRAEDIPEGPEARVELLFGRIKEAYELKVSLEDPERIKHIEQMIILQSVDEHWQEYLRNMDSLREGIGLRAYGQRDPLVEYKREAFNLFGDLMDRIKSEIAQNIFRTGSSMEALQSFWQSLNKMMVSNRTQQDASALAAARQHAALQGRAAPGHNAPPGAGAPPVPQPIRRADKQVGRNDPCPCGSGKKYKKCCGAS